One Tetrapisispora phaffii CBS 4417 chromosome 3, complete genome DNA segment encodes these proteins:
- the ASK1 gene encoding Ask1p (similar to Saccharomyces cerevisiae ASK1 (YKL052C); ancestral locus Anc_2.588) translates to MASQSPEEQLEKLEQEITIHLQKIDSNFSYCFNKITQDIVPHVQGYGEICEKIIDSSSWLMNMFQQSGNIDLNSYTKRNDELGNNTLNGNKISHNHGDTLFPSNNSTVNNNTNSGVIMVSKMPEMKPTKSNDRNSMREENSSFRQDYYTADITSDGKILKVPDSSDEENARDADMELGSESTIQRQNRKRKVSLLLQEEYGSSSVMGSPFAEKQSARKRLQTTQNEQDEVDSNQDSDRYNSSPMKESLSDHESTKEAPKPGTVIHFTTQS, encoded by the coding sequence ATGGCGTCGCAGTCCCCTGAAGAGCAGTTGGAGAAACTTGAACAAGAGATAACTATTCACTTGCAGAAAATAGATTCGAATTTCAGTTATTGTTTTAACAAGATTACACAGGATATAGTGCCACATGTGCAGGGATATGGTGAAATATGCGAGAAAATTATAGACAGCTCAAGCTGGCTTATGAATATGTTCCAACAGTCGGGAAACATCGATTTGAACAGTTACACCAAACGCAACGATGAGTTGGGCAATAATACTCTCAATGGGAACAAAATAAGTCATAATCATGGGGACACACTCTTCCCATCAAATAACAGTACGGTAAACAATAATACGAATAGTGGGGTGATTATGGTTTCTAAAATGCCAGAGATGAAGCCAACTAAAAGTAATGATCGCAACTCGATGCGAGAAGAAAATAGTTCCTTCAGACAAGATTACTACACCGCAGACATAACTTCTGATGGTAAGATACTGAAAGTTCCAGATTCCAGTGACGAAGAGAATGCACGAGATGCTGACATGGAACTGGGGAGCGAGAGTACGATTCAAAGACAGAACCGTAAAAGAAAAGTGTCTTTGTTATTACAGGAGGAATATGGATCCAGTTCAGTGATGGGATCTCCTTTTGCAGAGAAACAGTCTGCTAGAAAACGACTTCAGACGACACAAAACGAACAAGACGAAGTCGACTCGAACCAAGATAGCGATAGATACAACAGTTCCCCTATGAAGGAAAGTTTAAGTGATCATGAGAGTACTAAAGAAGCACCTAAACCAGGTACTGTGATACATTTCACAACGCAAAGCTAA
- the DEF1 gene encoding DNA damage-responsive RNA polymerase-degradation factor DEF1 (similar to Saccharomyces cerevisiae DEF1 (YKL054C); ancestral locus Anc_2.586), translating to MSSQYRRSNTHSSRNNSHNSHNNSKIDSQTKFKIETLSELFPDWTNDDLIELVQEFDDLETIIDKITSGAVTKWDEVKKPTKKEKQEKKELLLQQQQQELLNNIQDNNTHNSHGSATASSANNSASSNGAGSASSASNANNENNTSNTHTSSNTVREHISSSVHSSNNNSSSYHGGHHDKNSNNAGSYNNRYSSANPNVRNKRVPYNNSTKHSEKLVANATVKTASSTSSHATSNGGAASWADIANKKDVSTKKNIDQQQGQQQSFAEKTEAEIKKSQNEQIDEGEVQKTSKKQEFLPIKQTEESQDSAKPKKMSWAAVAAPKPKPQKKKESPLDDVDALREEVETIASEEIVVKEETFIESASQVQSESPSNVEQSVQETSTINKNIDVTESPAAISIQKTVVSETVETEKEIDQPQLQQSHEHTAVKPDAQIEQSMEQSLDRTTEQAQQQNLYQQGQQTQHGQQQYGMQHSNEAAAAAAAAAAAQQQQYFMYQNQFPGYSYPGMYDTQNYGYAQQQYQQHMGQNTPVSSGNAAQGTQYDMQQRYGQTANASAATEMGNATDSPTAANIQLQQQQQQQPYGGSFMPYYAQFYQQSFPYAHPQYNMGGQYPYQVPKSGYQQYYQQGVQGAQGAQGAQGAQGAQGAQGQQAGQQAEDQSQQQSRQHAAASQQNQQQGLQQMTPQEMQYQQYYQYQQQQAQQAVNGQQPYGYSSGYDYTSQTSRGFY from the coding sequence ATGTCGTCACAGTATAGGAGGTCGAATACACACAGCAGTCGTAATAATTCTCACAATTCTCACAACAATAGTAAAATAGATTCACAAACTAAATTCAAAATCGAAACACTATCCGAATTATTTCCAGACTGGAcaaatgatgatttaatCGAACTAGTCCAAGAATTCGATGATTTAGAAACGATAATTGACAAAATCACTTCTGGTGCCGTTACTAAATGGGATGAAGTTAAAAAACCaacaaagaaagaaaaacagGAGAAAAAGGAACTACTAttacaacaacagcaacaggAATTGTTAAACAATATAcaagataataatactCATAACAGTCATGGCAGTGCAACTGCCTCTAGTGCAAACAACAGTGCCTCTTCTAATGGTGCCGGAAGCGCTTCGTCGGCTTCTAATGCgaataatgaaaacaaCACATCAAATACACATACATCGTCAAATACAGTAAGAGAACATATTTCTTCGTCAGTGCATTCATCAAATAACAATTCTTCATCGTATCATGGCGGTCATCACGATAAAAACTCAAACAATGCAGGTTCTTATAACAATAGATATTCCTCAGCAAATCCTAACGTGAGAAATAAAAGAGTCCCATATAATAACAGCACAAAACATAGCGAAAAACTAGTCGCTAACGCAACAGTAAAGACAGCTAGCAGCACTTCTTCACATGCAACTTCGAATGGTGGTGCTGCCTCTTGGGCTGACATTGCCAATAAGAAAGATGTATCGActaaaaagaatattgaCCAACAACAAGGACAACAACAATCTTTTGCTGAGAAGACTGAAGCcgaaattaaaaaatcacAGAATGAACAAATTGATGAAGGAGAAGTGCAAAAAACATCGAAAAAACAAGAATTCTTACCAATTAAACAAACTGAAGAATCTCAAGATTCTGCAAAGCCAAAGAAGATGTCATGGGCTGCTGTCGCCGCTCCTAAACCAAAACCtcaaaagaagaaggaaTCTCCTTTGGATGATGTCGACGCTTTGAGAGAAGAAGTTGAAACTATTGCAAGTGAAGAGATCGTAGTCAAGGAAGAAACTTTCATTGAAAGTGCCAGCCAAGTTCAATCCGAATCCCCTTCCAACGTTGAACAATCTGTTCAAGAAACTTCTACTATCAATAAGAATATAGATGTTACTGAATCTCCAGCTGCTATTTCTATTCAAAAGACTGTTGTTTCAGAGACCGTTGAAactgaaaaagaaatcGACCAACCTCAATTACAACAATCCCATGAACACACTGCAGTTAAACCTGACGCTCAAATCGAACAATCTATGGAACAATCTCTAGATAGAACTACTGAACAAGCTCAACAACAAAACTTGTATCAACAAGGTCAGCAAACTCAACATGGTCAACAACAATATGGTATGCAACACTCCAATGAAGCTGCTGCTGCCGCTGCTGCTGCCGCTGCCGCCCAACAACAGCAATACTTTATGTACCAAAACCAATTTCCAGGTTATTCTTACCCAGGCATGTACGACACCCAAAACTATGGTTACGCTCAACAGCAATACCAACAACACATGGGTCAAAATACTCCTGTTTCTTCTGGTAACGCCGCTCAAGGTACTCAATATGATATGCAACAAAGATACGGCCAAACTGCCAACGCTTCTGCTGCTACTGAAATGGGCAATGCTACCGATTCTCCCACTGCTGCCAACATTCaattacaacaacaacaacaacaacaaccaTACGGTGGTTCCTTCATGCCATACTATGCTCAATTCTACCAACAATCCTTCCCATATGCTCACCCACAATACAACATGGGTGGCCAATATCCTTACCAAGTTCCAAAGAGTGGTTATCAACAATATTACCAACAAGGTGTCCAGGGTGCTCAAGGCGCTCAAGGCGCTCAAGGCGCTCAAGGTGCTCAAGGCGCTCAAGGTCAACAGGCTGGGCAACAAGCTGAAGATCAATCACAGCAACAATCTCGTCAACATGCTGCTGCCTCTCAACAAAATCAACAACAAGGTCTGCAACAAATGACTCCACAAGAAATGCAATATCAACAATATTACCAATACCAACAACAACAAGCACAACAGGCTGTTAATGGTCAACAGCCATATGGTTACAGTTCTGGTTACGATTATACATCTCAAACTTCTAGAGGCTTTTactaa
- the TMA19 gene encoding Tma19p (similar to Saccharomyces cerevisiae TMA19 (YKL056C); ancestral locus Anc_2.584), whose translation MIIFNDIFSNDELLSDAYDVKLVDDVIYEADCAMVRVGGDNIDIGANPSAEGGDEDVEDGTELVNNVVHSFRLQPTAFDKKSFLTYMKGYMKAIKARLQESDPDAVATFEKGAQTYAKKVIGSFKDWEFYTGESMDPDAMVVMLNYREDGTTPFVAIWKHGIRKEKV comes from the coding sequence ATGATTATTTTCAACGATATTTTCTCCAACGACGAATTATTATCCGATGCTTACGATGTCAAGTTAGTTGACGATGTCATTTATGAAGCTGACTGTGCTATGGTCAGAGTTGGTGGTGACAACATCGATATCGGTGCCAACCCATCTGCTGAAGGTGGTGACGAAGATGTTGAAGACGGTACCGAACTTGTCAACAACGTTGTCCACTCTTTCAGATTGCAACCAACTGCTTTCGACAAGAAGTCTTTCTTAACTTACATGAAGGGCTACATGAAGGCTATCAAGGCTAGATTACAAGAATCTGACCCAGATGCTGTTGCCACTTTCGAAAAGGGTGCTCAAACTTACGCCAAGAAAGTCATTGGTTCTTTCAAGGACTGGGAATTCTACACCGGTGAATCTATGGACCCAGATGCCATGGTCGTCATGTTGAACTACCGTGAAGATGGTACTACTCCATTCGTTGCCATTTGGAAACATGGTAtcagaaaagaaaaggTCTAA
- the MDM35 gene encoding Mdm35p (similar to Saccharomyces cerevisiae MDM35 (YKL053C-A); ancestral locus Anc_2.587), whose product MGNTMSNSFAPECTELKKEYDDCFNEWYCEKFLKGKSIENECSKQWYAYTTCVDAALIKQGIKPTLDDARKEAPFENGGALTETKDDK is encoded by the coding sequence ATGGGTAATACGATGTCTAATAGTTTTGCCCCTGAGTGTACggaattgaagaaagaataTGATGACTGTTTCAATGAATGGTACTGCGAGAAGTTTTTAAAGGGGAAGTCCATTGAAAACGAGTGTAGTAAACAATGGTATGCATACACCACATGCGTGGACGCAGCATTGATCAAGCAGGGAATTAAACCTACGTTAGACGACGCTAGAAAAGAAGCGCCATTTGAAAACGGTGGAGCTCTCACCGAGACAAAAGATGACAAATGA
- the SFK1 gene encoding Sfk1p (similar to Saccharomyces cerevisiae SFK1 (YKL051W); ancestral locus Anc_2.589), translating to MSSFNFKFRFRKPANYFFIIPWIAFIPWWGMLVAMLACWAGQGHPIYWFMDSYQFPVFISDIGATNLRPLFISCAGWQGLGYCITLACEFFQRSGYWPFQISKFSSKTTADNNNPRDNYYNSVSSEYTRMMATKHYYMPPYYTKHERNLIIAAFFLAGIGELGLLFCSIFSTALYPHVHISMVSVFVAFLFLSTCCLIAEYFLMGKHYAIFHPLADPSKTKKYEDMRWNEWTGYVWNKFTISAVLKTVWLTLAVIWAIAFGADNGSVSACFEWLLAFWYGLLFIILSADFYVGGRYKESLYFHQIESFEGYYKYDNLISSSDSYNTSDSDGSIDAHMLEIKNQNTSDLASFTNEPIVA from the coding sequence ATgtcttcatttaattttaaatttaggTTCAGAAAACCAgcaaattatttttttattatccCATGGATTGCTTTCATTCCTTGGTGGGGGATGTTAGTTGCTATGTTAGCATGCTGGGCAGGCCAAGGTCATCCAATTTATTGGTTCATGGACTCTTATCAGTTCCCTGTCTTTATTTCAGATATCGGTGCTACAAATCTACGTCCCCTTTTCATTTCTTGTGCTGGGTGGCAAGGCCTAGGTTATTGTATCACTTTAGCTTGTGAATTTTTCCAAAGATCAGGTTATTGGCCATTTCAAATTAGCAAATTTTCAAGTAAGACAACTgctgataataataatccaAGGGATAATTACTATAATAGTGTTAGTTCCGAGTACACGAGGATGATGGCAACAAAGCATTATTATATGCCTCCATATTACACAAAGCACGAGAGAAATCTGATTATTGCTGCATTCTTCTTAGCTGGTATCGGCGAATTAGGTTTATTGTTCTGTTCCATTTTCTCTACTGCTCTATATCCACATGTTCACATTTCAATGGTCTCCGTTTTCGTTGCATTTTTGTTTCTATCAACTTGTTGTTTGATTGCTGAATATTTCCTAATGGGCAAGCATTACGCTATATTCCATCCTCTAGCTGATCCAAGtaaaacaaagaaatatgAAGACATGCGTTGGAATGAATGGACTGGTTATGTTTGGAATAAATTTACAATCAGTGCTGTTCTGAAGACAGTCTGGTTGACTTTGGCTGTCATATGGGCCATTGCTTTTGGTGCTGACAACGGTTCCGTTAGTGCCTGTTTTGAATGGCTGTTAGCATTCTGGTACGGtttattattcataatCTTGTCGGCTGATTTTTACGTTGGAGGGAGATACAAAGAATCGCTATACTTCCACCAGATTGAATCTTTCGAAGGTTATTACAAATATGACAATTTAATAAGTTCATCGGATTCTTATAACACATCGGATTCGGATGGTTCTATAGATGCTCACATGttggaaattaaaaatcaaaacaCATCAGATCTAGCATCATTTACAAATGAACCAATTGTAgcataa
- the OAR1 gene encoding 3-oxoacyl-[acyl-carrier-protein] reductase (NADPH) (similar to Saccharomyces cerevisiae OAR1 (YKL055C); ancestral locus Anc_2.585) produces MQFLPVAIITGATRGIGKEITKKLSSNGISCISVGASLHSISRIKQNDHLSFIKENQHHGALAIDLSQWPNSLDSSNIDTVDFSLDGNTMVSKQEHGDSVFSLIDIWNKQLKEKGLSHDVVYYTSLLINCAGITQENISIKESNEKITKIMNVNFLSAVTLCNKTIIRIIKEKRQIKNQLVGHDESISRMKTKIINISSALETSKYIIPGTSIYSASKSALSCYSKTLNEEIQKTGIKVTSLPINLIEGTDMIKDLSNSSGFENLEKYNLPTDTKENVANKVFQLYLK; encoded by the coding sequence ATGCAATTTCTTCCAGTCGCCATAATAACAGGCGCAACAAGAGGAATAGGTAAGGAAATTACCAAGAAGTTATCATCGAATGGTATTAGTTGTATAAGTGTTGGAGCAAGTCTCCATTCTATTTCAcgaataaaacaaaatgaCCATCTATCATTTATCAAGGAGAATCAACATCATGGTGCACTTGCGATTGATTTATCACAATGGCCAAATTCTTTAGACAGTTCCAACATCGACACGGTTGATTTCTCTCTGGATGGCAATACAATGGTATCCAAACAAGAACACGGAGATTCTGTCTTTAGTCTAATTGATATATGGaataaacaattgaaagagAAAGGTTTGTCTCATGATGTTGTATATTACACAAGTTTATTGATTAACTGTGCAGGCATAACtcaagaaaatattagCATCAAAGAAtccaatgaaaaaattacaaaaataatgaatgtCAATTTCTTATCTGCAGTTACATTGTGTAACAAAACTATTATAAGaataattaaagaaaaaaggCAAATTAAGAATCAATTAGTAGGGCACGACGAGTCAATCTCACGGATGAAAACCAagattatcaatatttcgTCTGCATTAGAAACTTCTAAATACATTATTCCTGGAACATCAATATATTCTGCATCTAAGTCAGCATTATCATgttattcaaaaacattaaatgaagaaatacAGAAAACAGGAATTAAAGTGACAAGTTTaccaattaatttaattgaagGCACAGATATGATTAAAGATTTATCGAATTCCTCAGGCTTTGAAAATCTGGAAAAGTATAACCTTCCAACTGATACGAAAGAGAATGTAGCCAATAAAGTATTCCAATTGTatctaaaataa
- the HOF1 gene encoding formin-binding protein HOF1 (similar to Saccharomyces cerevisiae HOF1 (YMR032W); ancestral locus Anc_2.591) has translation MSYNFEECFWDQHDNGVNVLLTHISSGIKACDTMVSFFKQRSELEKDYARRLGAGNDKLMKDISNSPDYGNVQESLVALVNIEKSRAQAHSKQSEIIYRQLFIDTRDFISQIQAKYTTLSGKIEKLRVDKYNKRKGCKELSKRLEEAESRARSLKLNQFNTVGVRKSEQNQKELAKWSNNLQEIQNQLAVLKQEYKSSQKFWLSEWRSITSQFQEMESTRISFIQEKLQQFADATMETSILEQSKDESLINQLAMFTAIDDIASFSSKFGTGRLKEKNHKETKKNEIINGNYTTSHSLVMPRKERSNTMLSKESSGSRNLTHNKRNSYVESIRMLSSQLQKFNGDSNYIDLTKDDFDTTKPVKDQDMYMAAENIDEVLAKNYEISKFNSSKTKRYQKEKKSEDKEENLSSSGSSNPTDFKSHVKNQSSVDTLQTSISSYTSNIDDSERFAKSWNSKNRRRKSVTNLQLPSPTTSDNEQEEKEGKAKDFSRMDNNEAESSKYNLPSEKLVVPSDKVNDDLRYNSMNTTIVNPQLDISTNSKGKLRRKSMVYGDGESPIKEALYKMNRIQSSATNAFAESNPKVGRVRDNGITVTLPLVTSDGLNVIRYAKAEYPLMENDAPGLAHFEKNDYLLITEVVSDEWYKGEVYGNDMIGINHRSGLIPFNFIQLLN, from the coding sequence ATGtcatataattttgaagagTGTTTTTGGGATCAACATGATAATGGTGTCAATGTATTGCTAACTCATATATCTTCGGGTATAAAGGCTTGTGATACTATggtatctttttttaaacaaAGAAGTGAGTTAGAAAAAGATTATGCTAGAAGATTGGGTGCTGGCAATGATAAGTTAATGaaagatatttcaaatagtCCAGATTATGGCAATGTTCAAGAGAGTCTGGTAGCTTTAGTTAACATTGAAAAGAGCAGAGCTCAAGCTCATTCAAAGCAAAGTGAAATCATTTACAGACAACTTTTTATCGATACAAGAGATTTTATTAGTCAGATCCAAGCAAAATACACAACGCTAAGTGGTAAGATTGAAAAGCTCAGAGTAgacaaatataataaaagaaaaggtTGTAAAGAGTTGAGTAAACGGTTAGAAGAAGCTGAATCTCGTGCTAGGAGTTTGAAATTAAACCAATTTAATACTGTTGGTGTCAGAAAATCTgaacaaaatcaaaaagaaTTGGCGAAATGGAGTAATAATTTGcaagaaattcaaaatcaattagCAGTTTTAAAACAGGAATATAAATCTTCTCAAAAATTTTGGTTAAGTGAATGGAGAAGTATTACTTCTCAATTTCAAGAAATGGAGTCAACAAGAATTAGCTTTATCCAAGAAAAATTGCAACAGTTTGCAGATGCGACAATGGAAACAAGCATATTGGAGCAGTCAAAGGATGAAAGTttaattaatcaattaGCCATGTTTACTGCAATTGATGATATTGCTTCTTTTTCCAGTAAGTTTGGTACTGGTAGattaaaagagaaaaatcataaagaaacaaaaaagaatgaaatcattaatGGCAATTATACTACTTCGCATTCTTTAGTTATGccaagaaaagaaagatcaAATACAATGTTATCCAAAGAGTCATCAGGTTCTAGGAACCTTACCcataataaaagaaattcatACGTTGAATCAATAAGGATGTTATCTTCTCAGTTACAAAAATTCAATGGTGattcaaattatattgaCTTAACTAAAGATGACTTTGATACAACTAAACCCGTAAAAGATCAAGACATGTATATGGCAGCAGAAAACATTGACGAAGTTCTGGCTAAAAATTATGAGATATctaaattcaattcatcGAAGACTAAAAGATATCAAAAGGAAAAAAAAAGtgaagataaagaagaaaatctCTCGTCATCTGGTTCATCAAATCCAACTGACTTTAAATCACATGTAAAAAATCAATCTAGTGTTGATACATTGCAaacttcaatttcttcttatACAAGTAATATCGATGATTCGGAGAGATTTGCTAAATCATGGAATAGTAAaaatagaagaagaaaatctGTAACGAATTTACAATTACCATCTCCAACAACTAGTGATAACGAGCAGGAGgaaaaagaaggaaaagCTAAAGACTTTAGTAGAAtggataataatgaagCAGAGTCATCTAAATACAATTTACCTTCCGAAAAATTAGTTGTGCCCTCAGATAAAGtaaatgatgatttaaGATATAATAGTATGAATACAACAATTGTTAATCCACAATTGGACATAAGTACTAACTCAAAAGGTAAGTTACGTAGAAAATCAATGGTATATGGGGATGGAGAAAGCCCGATTAAAGAAGCCTTGTATAAAATGAATAGGATACAAAGTTCCGCAACGAATGCATTTGCTGAATCTAATCCCAAAGTTGGAAGAGTAAGAGATAATGGGATAACAGTTACATTACCATTGGTAACAAGTGATGGTTTAAATGTAATTCGGTATGCAAAGGCAGAATATCCATTAATGGAAAATGATGCTCCTGGTCTGGCTCATTTTGAGAAGAACGACTATTTATTGATAACTGAGGTTGTCAGTGATGAATGGTATAAAGGTGAAGTATACGGTAATGATATGATTGGGATCAATCATAGGAGTGGTTTAATaccatttaattttattcagttattgaattaa
- the IMP2 gene encoding endopeptidase catalytic subunit (similar to Saccharomyces cerevisiae IMP2 (YMR035W); ancestral locus Anc_2.595): MSTIFHSPGFKRSLKILSWIPVIIAFNDNVSYIARIKGPSMRPSLNPNDNELSTDWVLLWKWGCTQSYNLKRNDIVLIKSPSDPHKIYCKRIKGVQFDTIKTLHPYPKETVLVPRNHIWVEGDNVTQSVDSNNFGAVATGMIVGKVVKVIWPPTRWGTNLNETVGRHDALSLATRQ; the protein is encoded by the coding sequence ATGAGTACCATTTTTCATTCACCAGGCTTTAAAAGATCTTTGAAAATACTATCATGGATACCGGTGATAATAGCTTTTAATGACAATGTATCATATATTGCCAGAATTAAAGGACCTTCCATGCGACCTTCTCTGAATCCAAATGACAACGAACTTTCAACAGACTGGGTATTACTTTGGAAGTGGGGCTGTACACAGTCATACAACTTAAAACGTAATGATATTGTGTTGATTAAGTCACCATCCGATCCccataaaatatattgcaAGAGAATTAAAGGGGTCCAGTTTGATACAATTAAGACCTTACATCCATATCCAAAGGAAACTGTTTTAGTGCCTAGAAATCATATATGGGTAGAAGGTGATAACGTAACCCAATCAGTTGatagtaataattttgGTGCAGTTGCGACAGGAATGATTGTAGGTAAAGTTGTTAAAGTAATATGGCCTCCAACTCGTTGGGGAACTAACCTAAATGAGACAGTTGGAAGGCATGATGCGCTTTCATTAGCAACTCGTCAGTGA
- the MIH1 gene encoding putative tyrosine protein phosphatase MIH1 (similar to Saccharomyces cerevisiae MIH1 (YMR036C); ancestral locus Anc_2.596): MGLQFMNTKDSTDLDPNTSKRLSFTSPFHEGTKIFKNIHSLLKSSSKKDSQSPLQEKDAKDKMYIDDDSISDELLIASPSRNKSKSKLNYKTVDRLPLHDISDSVINTLANMDRSQRYDDEQSLDKHILNLKIDNPLNAPLLSSFNSLGSNTNTVNRNNSANHDSYFDSDDLIVNNITISLPNKQDNRILKTRSNSLRRIQSTSSHKDTENHCRSKYPARKRNNSMAIEVKNLYGKVTLNNTQKRDRISNNKVEYETTNITAEGPSSLFDSVLSESNILFYHNNDKNTKDNFPRISPSTLNEIIDNKIYEPHYQSYIIIDTRFSYEFFGGHVKNALNISTKDDIEWELLNESRIKSNANQKPILVIFHCEFSCFRSPILASHLRNCDRILNFESYPSLLYPDIVILDGGYKSFFDKYSLQCFPCNYISMDSQENVVNRGQELHKFRSESRKVVSRSNSLYRLSSISRSNSALRNSTSHNNNRAEFSKSNLFIAKTEDCSVNPFQVNFKPPPPRSIFTKGSSYSSKESIYNSSPTSRSSFYSILDSANDLSVFNQNKPEDTEDNFFAEEMPISSGTNEASLTLHEADERDLTVCLEEQ, encoded by the coding sequence ATGGGGTTACAATTTATGAACACAAAAGATAGTACTGATCTAGATCCCAATACATCTAAAAGATTATCATTTACTAGTCCATTCCATGAAGGtactaaaatattcaaaaatattcattcGTTATTGAAATCGTCATCAAAAAAAGATAGTCAATCTCCTTTACAAGAGAAAGATGCTAAAGATAAAATGTACATTGACGATGATTCAATTAgtgatgaattattaattgcATCCCCTTCCAGAAATAAATCAAAGAGtaagttaaattataaaacagTAGATCGATTACCTTTACATGATATCTCAGACAGTGTTATTAACACTTTGGCTAATATGGATAGATCACAACGATACGACGATGAACAATCTCTGGATAAAcatatattgaatttgaaaatagatAATCCATTAAATGCTCCACTTTTATCTAGTTTCAATTCTCTAGGATCTAATACCAATACAGTTAATAGAAATAATAGTGCCAACCATGATAGTTATTTTGATAGTGACGATTTGATTgtcaataatataactaTAAGTTTACCAAATAAACAAGATAACAGAATCTTGAAAACCAgatcaaattcattaagAAGAATACAATCTACTTCTTCTCACAAAGATACAGAGAATCATTGCCGTTCAAAATATCCAgcaagaaaaagaaataattcGATGGCCATTGAggtaaaaaatttatatgGAAAGGTGACTCTAAACAACACACAAAAGCGAGATAGgatatctaataataaagtaGAATATGAAACTACAAATATAACGGCCGAGGGCCCAAGTAGTCTATTTGATTCTGTATTAAGTGAATCAAATATACTGTTTTAtcataataatgataaaaatactAAAGACAATTTCCCACGCATTTCTCCTTCAACACTTAACGAGAtcattgataataaaatatacgAGCCGCATTATCAATCCTACATTATAATTGACACAAGATTCAGCTACGAATTTTTTGGTGGTCATGTAAAAAATgcattaaatatttcaacgAAAGACGATATTGAGTGggaattattaaatgaatcgcgaataaaatcaaatgcAAATCAGAAACCAATACTAGTGATCTTTCACTGTGAATTTAGTTGTTTCAGGAGTCCTATTTTAGCTTCTCACCTAAGAAATTGTGAtagaatattaaattttgaaagcTACccatcattattatatccTGATATTGTAATTTTAGATGGTGGatataaatcattttttgaCAAGTATTCGCTTCAATGTTTTCCTTGTAACTATATTTCTATGGATTCACAAGAAAATGTTGTGAATCGAGGCCAAGAATTACACAAATTCAGGTCTGAGTCAAGGAAAGTTGTATCCAGAAGTAATTCATTATACAgattatcatcaatatcaagATCAAATTCAGCTTTGAGAAATTCCACATcacataataataacaggGCTGAATTTTCGAAATCAAACTTATTCATAGCAAAAACTGAAGATTGCTCAGTAAACCCATTTCAGGTCAATTTTAAACCCCCTCCACCCAGGTCAATATTTACAAAGGGTAGTTCATACTCTTCAAAAGAGAGTATTTATAATTCATCACCCACTAGCAGATCATCGTTTTATTCGATATTAGATAGTGCTAATGATCTTTCTGTTTTTAATCAAAACAAACCAGAAGATACTGAGGACAATTTTTTTGCAGAAGAAATGCCAATCTCAAGCGGCACCAACGAAGCATCGTTAACTCTACATGAGGCAGATGAAAGAGATTTAACGGTTTGCTTAGAAGAGCAATGA